From one Lycium barbarum isolate Lr01 chromosome 6, ASM1917538v2, whole genome shotgun sequence genomic stretch:
- the LOC132600307 gene encoding pentatricopeptide repeat-containing protein ELI1, chloroplastic-like, which yields MAERDTPSRNTRGSSHVYDGPSFSLRFSQQQLPIAGESAKIAAERRSKKIHDPSRMHFITGVKTHVIVMKCEFDNDVFVNTGLVCFYAKCGFLEDAHQVFDDILEKNVVSWTAIMTGYIDFGKFKEAIELFKEAIEVEALQILLIFFFSFSLRYAYAQVTIFSSKYDTQRYNDAKKVFDEMSQRYIVASTVMISCYLDHGLVNKAMDEFRLVSTKDNVGWTAMIDGG from the exons ATGGCGGAAAGAGATACTCCAAGCAGGAATACTCGAGGTAGTTCTCATGTTTATGATGGTCCTAGTTTCTCTTTGAGATTTTCACAACAACAACTTCCAATTGCAGGAGAATCTGCTAAAATTGCTGCTGAGAGAAGAAGCAAGAAGATTCATGACCCATCAAGGATGC ATTTTATTACTGGTGTTAAGACTcatgtgattgtgatgaaatgtgAATTTGATAATGATGTTTTCGTGAATACTGGGTTGGTTTGTTTTTATGCAAAGTGTGGGTTTTTAGAGGATGCACACCAAGTGTTTGATGATATTCTTGAGAAGAATGTTGTTTCTTGGACCGCGATAATGACGGGTTATATTGATTTTGGGAAGTTTAAGGAAGCTATTGAGTTATTTAAGGAAGCTATTGAAGTTGAGGCCCTGCAAATCctgttaatattttttttttccttctcgtTAAGATATGCATATGCTCAAGTTACAATCTTTTCAAGTAAGTATGACACTCAGAGATATAATGATGCGAAGAAGGTGTTTGATGAAATGTCTCAAAGATATATTGTTGCCTCTACTGTTATGATATCATGTTATCTTGATCATGGGTTGGTGAATAAGGCAATGGATGAATTTCGTCTTGTTTCTACCAAGGATAATGTTGGTTGGACAGCTATGATTGATGGTGgttag